The DNA sequence TGGTGTGTTCCGTACGACAAACCATGCTTCGTCTGTCATCACCATTTCTACCAAGACATAACCTGGGAAACGATTTTCTTCAACTTCTTTGGTTTTCCCGTTTTTCTCCACTTGCACCGTTTGCGTTGGGATTTCCACGCGCAAAATATTTTCCAACATATTATAGGTTTGTGCACGTTGTAAAAGATTTTCTTTTACTTTATTTTCATACCCTGAGTATGTCTGCAAGACAAACCAGCCTTTATCAAAACTGTCCATCGTTCTTCCTTTCCTAAATAAAAAAGCCTGAGGGCTTCGATTTCTTTCTAGCCCTATTATACCACAAAAATAGCAAATGCAATCTTTTTACTGCTATTTTTATAATAAAAGATAAAAGCCTACTTGATAAAACAACAAGCAGGCTAAAATTTAAAAGATATTTAACAATCGTACCAAACCTCTTGTGACAAGTAAGTCAAAAAGATAAATAATGACGACAAAGAAAGCTGTGTATTCCATAACTGAGATAAAATCTACCCAGCTTTGCTTTCTAGTTGGCCAAGTTGTATCTTTTAATACTTGAAATGTATCTTTAATGAATTTCACAACTTTCTCCTATCTAGTTTCTTTATGAATCGTGTATTTACTGCAATGTTTACAATATTTATTTACTTCCAGACGTTTTGGTTTTGGCGTACTACTCACTTTGATTGAATAGTTTCTCGATCCACAAACCGTGCACGCCAGACTCGCTTTTTTTAGTGCCATAACGCCTCCATCTTGTTTATTATATCAAGAAAGCCCATTTTTGACAAGTCTATTGGAACCAACTCTTAACCGTGTCCCAAAGATTCTGTGCTTTTTCAGAAATCTTAGCATCGTCAATTGCTTTTTTAGCTTGGTCAACCAAGTTCTTAGCTTTATCCTGCACATCTTTCAAAACATCTGAACGATTGTCACTTTGATTCGTAGTGTTATTTGTACCACTCGTATCAACCGGTGCAATACCATTTTTTGCATAGGCATTTTCATCACCGAACTTCGTACCATTTGTGTACGGTAGGATACTATTTGCCACACTTCGGAAAATAGCTGAAGCTTCATTGGCACTGGTGCCTGTCAGATAATGATTTTCATCTGTCTTTGGAAAACCTAACCACTGACTAATCACCACATCTGGCGTGTAACCAATAACCCATTGGTCTCCTGATAAATCTGGGTTAAAGTCAGTCTCTGTCGTTCCTGTCTTCCCAGCCATGTCATAGCCGTAAGGAGCAGCATAAACACCGGTACCATTGGTAAATGTTCCCAGCATCATACTGGTCATTTTTTCTGTTGTTGAGCGGTTAAGCACTCGCGTTGAAGTTGATTTATGAGTTTTGACTACTTGTCCACTAGCATTTTCGATTTTGGTAATCAAATGAGCATCATTCATAACACCATTATTGGCAAAAGTCGAGTAGGCTTGTGCCATTTGTAGCGGATTGGTTGTTACGCCACTGCCGAGAGCCACCCCAAGAGTCTGATCCACTTTATCCATATTCAAGCCAAATTTTTTACCATATTCAAAAACTTTTTTCAGTCCCAATTCATTAGCAGCAGCAACCGCTGGAATATTTAAGGATTGCGCTAAAGCCTGATACATTGGCACAGTCGGACTGGATTGAATCCCACCATAGTTATTCACGGTATAATTTCCATACGTTGTTGTACTATTATCCAATTCTTTATTGATGGACCAACCTGCTGCAACTGCAGGGCTGTAAACCGCCAAGGGCTTAATAGTCGAGCCAGGACTTCTTGAAGATTGTGTGGCATAGTTAAAACTTCTGAAATTGGCACTGGTACTATTGATTTGCCCAACAAGTGCGCGAACACCTCCCGTTTTAGGATCAAGCGCTACGCTACCCGATTGGGCTCTGGTGCCGTCTGCTGCTTGCGGGAATAAATCTTCGCGATCATAGATGACTTGCATGCTAGCTTGGTAATTTTGGTCTAGCTCTGTGTAAATACGGTAGCCGTTATTGACAATATCAGCTTCTGTTAAGCCATAATCTCGAACTGCTTCATTGATAACCGCATCAAAGTAAGACGGATAACGATAATCTGCTGATTTTCCTGTGTAAGCATCTACCAATTGACTGCCCAAACCATTTGCTGCTGCTTGGTTCGCAGTATTTTGACTGATATAACCTGCTGCTGCCATATTTTGCAGAACGGTATTGCGCCGATTGGTTGCATTTTTGATAGAAGCAAGCGGATTATATAGTTCCGGTCCTTTAAGCATTCCTGCTAAGGTAGCTGCTTGATCTAGTGTCAGTTGGCTAGCAGATACTCCGAAATACTTTTTAGAGGCATCTTCTACGCCCCATACACCATTTCCAAAGTAAGAATTGTTGAGGTACATGGTGAGAATCTGATTCTTACTATATTTCTTGGTTAATTCCAAGGCAAGGAAAAATTCCTTTGCTTTCCGCTCAATAGTCTGATCCTGAGATAGGTAAGCATTTTTGGCTAATTGCTGCGTAATGGTGGATCCACCGCCAGAACGTCCCGCAGTCAAAATCGCCATGATAAAACGACCGTAGTTAATCCCACTATTTTTATAAAAAGAACGGTCTTCTGTCGCAATGACGGCATGTTGTAAGTTCGGGCTAATCTGGGACAATTCTACGTAAGTTCCCTTTTGCCCTGACAAACTTCCAGCTTTTTTGCCGTCCTTATCATAAATAGATGTCGTTGCTTTCAAAGCATTCTGCAAATCATTCACATTAGTAGATTTGGCAACATAAAAGAGATAACCTCCTGTCACCAAGCCAAAACCAAGTCCCAGAATCAAAACAATCTTCGTCAGGTGATAGCGACGCCAAAATCGACGAAATGGATGCTGAGAAATTGGCTTTTTTCGGCTTTTTCCAGACCGGCTCAAATGTGGCTCAGATTCTTCAACTTCTGTCACCTCTTGATGCTTGCGCTCAGGACTGTCCTTTTTAAAATGATTCACTATTTTTTCAAATAATTCATTTAATTTTTTCATATCCTTATTCTATCACCTTCTCCATATCCAGACAAGAAGAGACCTCTTATCAAGCGTTTCGTTTAGAAAACTTTAAGAAATTGTTCAAGAGTTAGCTGACTATTTGCAATCATCTACTATTTTGTTACAATAACTATATGCAATTTACGATTACGATTCCACAAGGTTTGCCAGAGATGACAGTCAAAGAGCTGCTGGAAGAACATTTTTTGATTCCACGAAAGATTCGCCATTTTCTGCGCATTAAAAAACACGTCCTTGTAAACCAACAACCCATTAACTGGCAAAGTCGGATTCATCCAGCTGATGCGATTGCTTTAATCTTTGACGAAGAAGATTATCCAGAAAAGTCTATTTTAATGGGCAAAGCTAATCTTGTGGAAGAATTATACCAAGATGAACACATCATCATTGTCAACAAGCCCGAAGGTATGAAAACACATGCCAATGAACCGACAGAGCTGGCGCTTTTAAATCATGTCTCTGCTTATGTTGGAAATACTTGCTATGTCGTTCATCGCTTAGACAAGGAAACAAGCGGAGCTGTTCTTTTTGCGAAAAATCC is a window from the Streptococcus anginosus subsp. whileyi MAS624 genome containing:
- the rpmG gene encoding 50S ribosomal protein L33, which gives rise to MALKKASLACTVCGSRNYSIKVSSTPKPKRLEVNKYCKHCSKYTIHKETR
- the secE gene encoding preprotein translocase subunit SecE; protein product: MKFIKDTFQVLKDTTWPTRKQSWVDFISVMEYTAFFVVIIYLFDLLVTRGLVRLLNIF
- the pbp2a gene encoding penicillin-binding protein PBP2A, with the translated sequence MKKLNELFEKIVNHFKKDSPERKHQEVTEVEESEPHLSRSGKSRKKPISQHPFRRFWRRYHLTKIVLILGLGFGLVTGGYLFYVAKSTNVNDLQNALKATTSIYDKDGKKAGSLSGQKGTYVELSQISPNLQHAVIATEDRSFYKNSGINYGRFIMAILTAGRSGGGSTITQQLAKNAYLSQDQTIERKAKEFFLALELTKKYSKNQILTMYLNNSYFGNGVWGVEDASKKYFGVSASQLTLDQAATLAGMLKGPELYNPLASIKNATNRRNTVLQNMAAAGYISQNTANQAAANGLGSQLVDAYTGKSADYRYPSYFDAVINEAVRDYGLTEADIVNNGYRIYTELDQNYQASMQVIYDREDLFPQAADGTRAQSGSVALDPKTGGVRALVGQINSTSANFRSFNYATQSSRSPGSTIKPLAVYSPAVAAGWSINKELDNSTTTYGNYTVNNYGGIQSSPTVPMYQALAQSLNIPAVAAANELGLKKVFEYGKKFGLNMDKVDQTLGVALGSGVTTNPLQMAQAYSTFANNGVMNDAHLITKIENASGQVVKTHKSTSTRVLNRSTTEKMTSMMLGTFTNGTGVYAAPYGYDMAGKTGTTETDFNPDLSGDQWVIGYTPDVVISQWLGFPKTDENHYLTGTSANEASAIFRSVANSILPYTNGTKFGDENAYAKNGIAPVDTSGTNNTTNQSDNRSDVLKDVQDKAKNLVDQAKKAIDDAKISEKAQNLWDTVKSWFQ